The genomic DNA GTATTTTTAAGCTCTGTCATCTCCATCCTCTATTACATTGGCTTCATGCCCTGGGTCATTTGTAAGGTGAGGAGGTGGGAGGATAAAATGCAGGAGAAATACGTGAAGACAAATCAATTATTTcaagtcatttgtttttaaagaacCTTCATATAAgaaagtttaataataataaaataatgacagCTGAAGACTcaatatgtttattttatatcCTAATAATGTTATTTATTCAAATATAATTATAATTTTCTTCCTACAGTTCAgttattttccttttattttttttcccagattGGATTCATAATGGAGGTTACCATGGGAACATCTCCAACAGAATCGatggctgcagctggaaacataTTTTTGGGACAGGTAAACTACAGTTTAAACACAAAGCAATAACAACAATCCGTAAATCCACTCAGCCCAGATCAACCTTGCCATGTCCTTATCGCTCTCTTTCAGACAGACTCACCTCTCTTGATTCGTCCCTACATCAGTGAGCTAACTCGCTCTGAGATCCATGCTGTGATGACAGGAGGGTTTGCCAGCATCTCTGGTACCATTTTGGGAGCTTACATCTCCTTTGGGGTGAGGAGGCGGATGCAGGGGAGGAAGGTTTATCATTGAGGTTATCGCAGTAAAGTTTGAATATTAAGAAAATACCAACAATAAAAGTTTGTGGCTTGATGTCATCAACAATCAGTGTTCACACTTCACAGCAGCTTGCTCAAAGTTCAGCTCATATAGATTGAAATGATCAAGTTCATGTTCATTGTtcaatttacattttttctctAGATCTCCTCCAGTGTAGTCTAGTACCAAGACTGGTCAGAGGGGTTGTTTTAAAAAATCGTTGCTAATGTGTCTGAAATTCTGACCCTGTGGCCagaatttgcataaaaatgtgtgagttttttccattacaattacataaaacacagtGCGTGAGTGTTGTACAAGGATATGCTCTAGGTAGAGGACGCCATTGATTTGCCTGTGGAGTGTGAATTCCTAAACCTAAAGTCACAATTGACTTGGTATGTTTGTGACACGATTCTTATGATGACCAGAGCATAATttaagacagaaacacatttgtaaGATCTCAAAGTTACAGGAATAAgacatttttcataatttctcatttcatttaataTCAACTTCAGAATTTAACAAACTTTAGACTGACCTTGACTCTTCACCTGAGAGGAAACATAGGACTTTAACAGCTCAGTCAGGAAGTCGATGATTATgtttatgattatgattatgtcTTGTTCTATGTGCATCTCCTTCGAGGTTGAGGCAGCACACTTGTTGACGGCCTCAGTGATGTCCGCCCCTGCCTCCCTGGCCATTGCCAAGATGTTCTGGCCTGAAACGGAGACCTCCAGTGTAACAATCAGTCGTGACCTGAAACTAGACAACGGGTAGGAGAGGACAGAATAATCAAACATTAAAATTTCATATACAGACAATATGAACTGTGATGGAAAAGGTGCAGCCTGCACACTGACTCCAAAGAACACGTTTATTTgaatacaaaacatttcaatCTGTCAAATGAACAAATGTCATAAACTCCAGTATGCAGACGACACGGCTCTATTTTGATACGATGTTTGAGGGTTGAGTGTTTTAAATGTTGCCTGTTTCTCCTCAGAGAGACTACAAACATATTAGAGGCAGCATCCCAAGGTGCATCTTCGGCCGTGGGCTTAGTCGCTAATATTGTTGTCAACCTCATTGCCTTCCTGGCACTGTTGGCCTTTTTCGACGCTGCTCTGTCCTGGCTGGGCGGGATGTTGGACTTTCCACAGCTCAGCTTCTCAGTTATGCTCGTGACCTGACACTCAAACACTCAAATACATCAACTCTCCAATGTACACTTAGTGTAAATATATTCAAACATTGATTCGTGCATGTGCGCTCACTCTTCCTTTGCTTTGGTTTGTCTCTCATTTAGCTCATCTGCTCTTATGTGTTCATGCCCCTCTCCTTCATGATGGGTATTTCCTGGGAGGACAGTTTCATCGTTGCTGAGCTGATTGGCATAAAGACATTTCTCAATGAGTTTGTGGCCTATCAGAAGTTGGCAGAGTTAAGTAAAAGGCGGGAAGCAGGAGGGCCTGAATATGTGGACAACGTGAAGCAGTATATTTCTGTGAGTCATCATATCTTGTCTTCTCATTCCTTTCTGTTGCTATAGTCATTCTCACTAACAAGGAGGTTAAGTTTTTggcctgtttgtttgtctgtttgtcagcagaGGTACAGACAAACTACTGGCCCAATTTTCGTGAAACTTGGTGGAAGAAATActcttttacattttgttgacAATATGAAACATGGCATTTGGCCCTGGAGGAATAAATGTCATACATCAGTATATTTGCAGTAtattaagtacatttaaaatagTCACATTGTAGCACAGTCAAGTATGCTTAATACAACTTAAGTTGGATTTTTGTATAATAATATTTAATTGCAGTAAGTACAAAATATTTGTCCCAATTTAGCAAAATTTACGTACACCGTTTAATACTCTGGATGCAAGTACACTAGTATACTCTGtatgctaataataatattttagtGTATATTTTTTCACTGCGGTCAGAGTGGACATTGTCTTCATTGATAAAACTAAATTGGTGTGTGCGCCATCAGAGAGGATTAATGAGCATTGCTGAGATGCCAGCTCCTAATGGGATACAGGTCAACTTTggttaaaaatgtaaaaaatgactTATAATACTTGGATATGACAGAACACTACGCTACATATGCAGTGATAGTTTAAGATGAGCATCACAGTCAAAGTCTGTTTGGATATTTTTCACTGAAGAATTTTGCTCTTTCAGGTCCACTCTGAAACCATTGCAACCTACGCTTTGTGTGGATTTTCCAACTTCGCTTCCCTGGGGATGTCGGTTGGAGCATTGTGTGAGTGCCACCTCGTGAGCTGTTAGCAAGGCTGAGCAGCAAcaccaaacagacaaacagggaaattaaagtgcagaaatgtgtttgttggtgtCGAAAATGTTTGGTAGTGAAAAGTGATCGAGTAAGTGTGTTATCATTTAAATTCAGCACTTAATTGTCCCAAATGCACAAGAAGCACTAGATACAATCACTACCACACACATACTTTAGAAATGTGCAGGATGAAAGtcaatttcattttgtttttatataattATTTACTTTTTGGCTGGCAAGAGTGGGAGTAAGTGGTGAGGAATCCATCTGTTACATTTAAGCTAGTTACATTGTGTGGGCTGAATGAGAAGTTAAGCCTATTTCATTTGCCTCTGGCTGCCTCATAGCCTcgaaaacaaaaggaaactcAGATATCCAGCCCTAATCCTCAAAAACACATATCAGCAAATTTCCCAAACTTAATGAATGCACTCATATAATAATAACTGTCAGCATATCGAGTAACACATGccaagtgtgaatgtgtgtgtttttgcaaacGTCAAAAGAAGGGTGGCACAAGAAGAATGTAAAAGATGTAAAAACAAGTATCTACACGAAAACCAAAGAGAGGTGAAATGAGGGGTCAAGAGTTGTAGTTGCAGAATATCTATCAAAGAAAGGCAGTTTTGAGAGACAGACTCCAGTGTAACAATTCAGAAGAAGTTGAACATCCCTTGACCCGTGACAAGTCGAACGATTAGCTTGTTCTTGATGAATGTGCTTTAAAATTAAATCTCTTTGTACTAAAAAAAAATTTACTCTGCTCAACTCTTTAAAGGACTGAAAACAGTGTCGATTTTACATTTACAAGCTAAAGATAATGCCGctcaaaaacacattcttaACATTTTTCTGGATTTAAGACCTGATCATATATTGTACATATGCTGCATATTGAATAAATTGTTGtagtttcttttgtttgttttctgaacaTGAAGTGATGTTGAAAGTTTCATTagcatttcttgttttttaacATATAGTTGTTCTTGTTCCAGCGGCCATGGCTCCAGAGAGACGAGTTGACATCTCCAGCTGTGGCTTCAGAGCTCTGATTGCAGGCAGCGTTGCTTGTTTCATGACAGCTTGCATTGCAGGTGACTCGTCTTtacctctgtctgtcctttatACGCATACTGACACTGTATAATGTCAGGTCTCATGCAAAACAGTGGGTTTCATGACAGCATTTAATATCTCATTCATGTTTGACACTATTAAAAGGATAGATTTTGAGAAGACGTGCCCCTAGGCTCAGATATGTACAGTAAAGCATCCCCCCACCCTCCTACATGGGCTAGTGCATCTGCATTCTCTGTAATGGTCGTACaactttgtggtcattttgtgtctttgagcAACATTTTTCAAGTTAAGCAGGACTgtcgtgctgctgctggttcaaaAACTGGACCTGAACTTCAGTATTTAGTTTATGCTGGAGAAAAAGAGAGTCTGTCTGACTCTtcgctgtgttttcattactttaGAATGGGCTCTGAATATCTACAGTAGAGAGCATAGCCTTGAACagcctttcatgtttttcatgggTTTCATGGTCACCATAAGTTGTCCTACATGCTTAGAAAGGGAGAGTGAGGCGAGGTGTATTCAGTTGGTtacaatctgcaacctcactgctacaTGCTGCTAAATCCTAAACACTGTTCCTTTGATAATATGCCAatccaaaaaaagaaatccaagaaatcccccccaaaaaagtcgatcgcagggcaagggtttacagcacctggtattcccaggcggtttcccatccaagtactagccaggcccgaccctgcttagcttccgagatcaGACGAGATTGGGCGTTGTCAGCCTGGTATGGCCATATGCtgtatatgaaaatatttaGAGAAATTCATTATAATTTTCCATCAATAACACGTTACAAAATATACTGACCATAGATAGCCATGACCATAAATATTATACTGTTGTTACAGCGATGTATACAGCATATGAAAATATATagatttttacatgttttaataaATTGTCATTCTGTTGTTTACCATTTTACTAATTTAATTCTATAGGTATAATAAACGttttcatataaaaataataatgtataTTTCAAGATATTCGAAAAAGTAAACGACAATATGAAATACACTAATTCCAATTTTCAAGTCtcagttttcacattttctatgTCTGTAAGCTCTATTTTATATTTAAACACATGCTAAAATTATTCTGAGAGCAATGTTTAAGTGACCTaagtaataaagtaataaaagaCAATATGAAGCGTAGATGTGCAGAATCAACAGTATATCCTGTCACttatgtgtttttgtactttctATGACGATATGATCTCCGGGGGGTCTAGGCATGTTGTACATCCCTGATCTTCAGTGCCCACATTTCCTGAGCACACAGTTCAGCAACACCAATGTGACCATCAGCTCTCAACTGGTCACCTGCTGCACACAGCTATATaacaggtgtgtatgtgtgtgtgtgtttgtacctgtgTGCTACTGTAGCAAGTTGAAGCCTAGCCGCTGTCTGTACCTGTGAAATTACTGTTTCCCAGTTCTCAcatatttgctgtgtgtttagaTTTTGTGTAGTTATAAAAACATCAGCGTCACTGAGAGACACtgtgattcagtgtgtgtgtgtgtgtgtgtgtgtgtgtgtgtgtgtgtgtgtgtgtgtgtgtgtgtgttttatttgcagtgtGACGGTGTATGAGCCGTGGAACATGACGATTGCAGAAGGATTCAATCAGAGCAGTCTGCAACACTGCTGCACACTCTCACTTCCTACACACTTCAACTGCAGCTTGGTGCTTTGAATCACTgtgaaccttttttttaatctctaaTGTACAATATACTACTGTTATAATGCTTTCTCAATAAAGTTCTGCaccaaaaaaaatcatcatgtcCTATtaatgtgtgcatatgtgcatgtgtgtaacaaTTATTATTTGCATTCATGAGAAAAGTGAAGGAATAGAGGAAACACCAGTGAGAAAACAATGATCAGACATGTCAACACAGGAGTAGATAAATAGAGAATGTAAGGGAACACAGTATGTCATGCAGTTCATTAAAGCAAGAAGAAGTTAAGACAAAATGATTCAGAGTttaatttatttacttattttgtcttttaaatatACATTTGCATCAATGTATAGGCATGCATGTATATGTTTACGTACGGCCACACAGCTATATATTGCATATATCTGTAAGGTTCTGTGTGAGACATGAGCACGTACAACTTCTCCTTTGTTGATATGTCTGTACAAGCGCTCAGATAATCGCATGCAACTTAATTATATCTGAGCTTAATGTAAAGTAATCTGATTTTTACATAATATCTTAATTGATAATCTAATACCTGAGATATTTCCACAACTGAGAGTTTCACCCCTTTTACCAGCCGCATCATTAAAGTGATAAACTTATTAATCCATCAACAACTATgaataatacaataaatattatTCTGAAACAGGTAATTCTGCATTATGAGCAGTTTTACTTATATTGATACTTGCTGAAAAATCTGAACTTTCACTtaattaaatattttcacccatgatttttacttgtaacagagtatttctacactgtggtgtTACCACTTCAGTAAAGATTGAAGTACTTCTTGCACcattgctttttaaaatatGAAGACCTTTATTTACGACTGGAAATCCTCCTGGACATGAACATTCGATGCTTGATCATAATTTCAGCAGCTAATTTGTGTTCTCTCATTATCTTTTATATGTTTATGTTGTATGAACAgtatgtatttttgtgtttcccATCTGCCTGCAGCTGTCCTTTTCTCCAAAGGATGTCATAGACTATGGCCACTATGGTTTTAACAACACATGACAAAGAGACGCATGAGAACAATTTCTaacacaaaagagaaagaatatcTGTCACTATGTATTTGATAGACACGTCAAAAACTACACCTCACTTTTCTCTGCCTTGCCTGAATGGAACAAGTGTTACAGTATCAAGTAAAAGCAGTGTGTTTCCTGTCCACTGGATGTCACTGGTGTCTTCCTTTTCCCATTCGGTAACACAGAGTGCATGTCAGATTCATCAGGCCACCAGAGACCAGTCAGTCATAGAGGTTTTGCTGTTAGACCAATTGTCCAAGTAACTATCTCATTAATACTGACAGAAATTATACTCTCAGACCGCCCACCAGACAAAAAGGAGGGTATCAAGGGTGTCaacatctgcatgtgtgagacGAGCATGCAGTCACAGAGATGGCAAATGACAGTCTCTTCATTAAATCCGCCAGAAGCTAAAGGTCAGATGGCTCCCTTCTCGGCGGGCAGGAGGTGTGTTCACATGTGTGAatttcacacacccacagagagGGAACATTAGACTCAGCCATCAGATGCTGTCACATAGGACATTTTTAGGCTCTGTGTTACCATGTGTCCCCCatagaagagaaaaaaacagaaaagaaaaaagaaatgacaataTGCTCATTTTTTTGTCAGCGACGTCgtaaaactttaaaacacagagctgtttgcTGAGGAGCAGAAAGCAAACATCGTGTATCTGGgattgtctctgtgtgagagACACTGAAGAACTAAAAagtttggaaaaaacaaactacagGACATAACGTTTCTTCAGGTTGTCTTATTTCATAAAATCTATGGCTTTTTTTCATTTGGTGGGATTTTGCTGCTACAAACAAGAGGTCTATTGAATTCTATATATTCTCTTTGGCTAACGCATGAAAACGATCTTTATAAGAAGCAGACATTCTGTGTGTGAGACTATGAGATCTGAAAATGCGCCTTTCATAATGCACTCATGCACACCTTGCCTAACGAAGGTagactgtgtttactgtgaagAAACGCTGGTGACAAatgatctgttttatttttgttggaatgaaggtgaaaatcagctgtttgtccaACACTGACGCATTTACAGTGATGTGTGTTATCCCTTTTAAATATCCAAATCAGTCATAGctgcataaaaataaagaaataccTGGCATTAAAATCGTTTGGCTGAACATCGTAGTGGATGTGAGTTGCACTGAACGTgctcttctttaaaaaaaatgttaaattgcTAGAATAAGCAAATATCTGCTGCCGAgccagaagagaaaaaaaaaaagcaaatgatcaAACTGGATGAATGACTTTCACACCAATATTTTATTCTGGGAAAAAAGCTCACACATGTGAGATATATGTAATTTTTACACTTAAATTTTGTTTGTTGGAGTAATTATCAGAAAGAACctttaagaaaacaaattaaagatctgatctgaggtctgtcaatgttttttttcttttgggtACATTGTGGGAAgatctaataaaaaaaataatttcacttaaaaGTTTTCagcaaaattcaaattcaaatacCAGTGGGGCTACATACTGATTGTGAAATCATTTGTTATCACAccttaatgttgtttttactgcagtagCAGACGTAAGATGTGAAGATGGAAGAAAAGAGACAGGTGGAGTAAAAGTGGGAAACACAGCGATgtagaaaaaacagagaagaagagggtgagTATTAGTGGGCTGAGACTGGTGGATATTGGATTGTCATGTAGCACCACTCCAGGCGAAGGAgagggggatgaagaggaggagagagaaactgaaTGATGGAGATGGAGTTGTCATCCAGCAGCACTCCAAAGAGCACACAAAGGAAGAAGAACGGGGGGGAGGCCGCTGGGATGAAGGATGCATATGGAGGTGGATTGAAGAACGGTAGAAAAACAGATTGATTGAAACTGGAGTTTGGAAGGATTCACAGAAGCACTTAGAAGAATGATTAGAAAAGACAGAGCTGGTAAGAGCATGAAAAAAGGATTGGGAGGCTGAAGGAGagctgaagatggagagaggaagttACACAATCAGTGGATGtgattagatagatagatagatagatagatagatagatagatagatagatagatagatagatagatagatagatagatagatagatagatagatagatagatagatagatagattaccATCTTATTGGCAATCTTATCAAGtaacacaaacatttatgtGACTGTTGTGCCTAATCACTGTCCTTCATGATATGCTCCCCGCTTAACAAACATTAATTGATACTTTAATTGCTCGTTGACACGTAATTACATGGACGTGTCTCGGTGCCGAGTGAGAAATTAAACAGGAGAATCCCTGACAAATGTGTGCAGACGAATGGACGTTCTGCGACGTTAATTGTGGTAAACAGTGGAGAGGCATGTTTCTCATCAGAAAATTACCCACAAAAGAGGTGATCATGTTGGTCCAATTAGCAAAATTTATACAGAAACATATCCAGAGGTTATATTTTaaaagtgtttcattttaaatccaCTACATTGTACACAACCTCTGATTGTCTTGGAGCATATTTGTCCTTTTCATGTCCTTCTGAATTTGATATTCTCATTGGCTAATGTATGAAAACAATCATAAAACATGGGACAGTAAAGGCATAATAAAGCAACATTATATGGCTTTGAAGAAAATGCATATTAGTTAAAACTGAAACAGTCCTGTGAGTTTTTTTTAGATGTTACTGTTAATTAACAGCATTGCctgttttaattaaacaaatgaaaaatgtacaaaaaaataaattaattaatgaaacaaAGGCAAATAGAGATCACAGTATAACTATTTTGTTTGAAAGCTACAAAACCTTCCTGTACTGTGTCATCTCTGCATCTGCACACCAGAAAACTACTGTTtcctccatccattttctcttgATTCACTGGAGAAATAATTTAAACAACAGAATTACTGTAAAATCCAGGCCAAAACTTCTATGATCTGTGATTGATCTATGATCTGTGTCTAGCTTTTTGTTTAGGAGTCGGTTCACAACACTGATCAAAACATGAGAGGCTCTAATAAGatcagaagaggaggaagtattcagatcctttccTTAATAACACTCCATGAAGTCCTG from Chaetodon trifascialis isolate fChaTrf1 chromosome 6, fChaTrf1.hap1, whole genome shotgun sequence includes the following:
- the LOC139332147 gene encoding solute carrier family 28 member 3-like, coding for MNSKTMELNGIEKKSQKRGKDNNAFEPEEQVQIHVDADSASFDVVNHAHKKTDQREKSLLEKKMEAFQDCLAEHRGQICLVIYLALAAASVAIVITACVLNFHRAVGLLVISLVTVLFLVWDWMMERYGDRVWEELCPIRNLLSTNWFWMRWIVYVSLLVAVVCWIALDTAQQGTRQLVSFFGLLFFIFLMLLFSKHPFRWSWKTLLWGIGLEFIFGLLILRTKTGFWAVQWLGKQAENFLSFTDVGSKFVFGESYTDHLFVFKVMPILVFLSSVISILYYIGFMPWVICKIGFIMEVTMGTSPTESMAAAGNIFLGQTDSPLLIRPYISELTRSEIHAVMTGGFASISGTILGAYISFGVEAAHLLTASVMSAPASLAIAKMFWPETETSSVTISRDLKLDNGETTNILEAASQGASSAVGLVANIVVNLIAFLALLAFFDAALSWLGGMLDFPQLSFSLICSYVFMPLSFMMGISWEDSFIVAELIGIKTFLNEFVAYQKLAELSKRREAGGPEYVDNVKQYISVHSETIATYALCGFSNFASLGMSVGALSAMAPERRVDISSCGFRALIAGSVACFMTACIAGMLYIPDLQCPHFLSTQFSNTNVTISSQLVTCCTQLYNSVTVYEPWNMTIAEGFNQSSLQHCCTLSLPTHFNCSLVL